In the Victivallis sp. Marseille-Q1083 genome, one interval contains:
- a CDS encoding transposase — translation MATLTVQIEKIDKEIKDCVVQDEELFVEVHIMTTMPGVSFISACSILAEIGSLRQYSAKELSSLSGLAPRIVEFSSSVHSSYLSRRSSGRLRQILYRDLVPGVPKIPLLQEFHQHLIAKSKKKMTARCACIRKMLLMLRSMVVHKTPFDEDFSKNHQRALDFGYTIFCLEYRCSKKYRPDGRNQKQYWIFLNKK, via the coding sequence TTGGCGACTCTGACTGTTCAGATTGAAAAAATCGACAAAGAAATCAAGGACTGTGTGGTTCAAGATGAAGAGTTGTTTGTCGAAGTCCACATCATGACGACCATGCCGGGCGTGAGCTTCATTTCCGCCTGCAGCATACTCGCTGAAATCGGCTCGCTGAGACAGTATTCGGCGAAGGAACTTTCCTCTTTATCCGGCTTGGCGCCTCGAATTGTGGAATTCAGTTCAAGCGTTCATTCCTCTTATTTGAGCCGAAGATCATCAGGACGACTTCGGCAGATCCTTTATCGGGATTTGGTTCCCGGAGTTCCTAAAATTCCGCTTCTTCAGGAATTTCATCAGCATTTGATCGCCAAAAGCAAGAAAAAAATGACCGCTCGGTGTGCTTGCATACGGAAGATGCTTCTGATGCTTCGCTCAATGGTTGTTCATAAGACGCCATTCGATGAAGATTTTTCAAAAAATCATCAAAGAGCCCTTGACTTTGGATACACTATCTTTTGTCTGGAATACCGATGTTCAAAAAAATACCGGCCGGATGGAAGAAATCAAAAACAATACTGGATTTTTTTAAATAAAAAATAG